The DNA sequence tttaaaagtaaactctatcctcaatgtggggcttgaactcacggctccaagatcaagagtcacgtgctccaccaaatgagtcagccaggcacccctcctggaGAAACTTCTTGAAGGAATTGTGGATATTTCCCATTCCACTTCTTGCCCTCCATTCTTCCCAGGGCCCACTCCCTTTGGGCCACTGTCCCCATCACTCTGGTCACGCCTGCCTCCACCACGCAGCAGCTCTGAGCCCCTGCTTCTTGAAatgcttcctcctctctctgcttctgtgacatcacgccctcccttcccctcccctggtcactgctcatgctcttgtgTTGGCATTTCCCCGTGCTCGACCAGGCCTCCTCCTCCACCCTGTCCACACCATGTCCCTggacacccccaccccttccctcagATTTAAACCTTGTCCACAGCCAGCAGCCTTCAGAGTGATGTCTCTGGCCCTGAGCTTTCCCTGAGGCTCCGGTATTCAGCTGCCTGCTTAACATTTCCTCTTGTGGGACACAGAGGTGTCTTGGATTTCATGGCTAAGGAACGTTTAGTTTTCTGGCCAAGCCCGTATATTCTCAAGTGTATGCACCTCAGGTGGTGGCATCACCAAAGAGCTCGCTCCTCAAGCCTCCGTCCTAGATCGTCGTCCATCCTAGATCCTCACTCCCCAGGCCTCTTCCGTCACCCAGTCCCAGCGAGCCCGCCTTCTCTCACCGTGGTGACTGCAACCATCTCCTTAATGATCTCCTTGCTTTCGTTCTTGCCTCCCATCTGCCCAATCCGTCCTCCAAACTGTGGGAGAGCCGTCTTTCTAAAGCGCAAATCAGATCACGGCGTCCCCCTGCTTGAAATCCTTCCAGAACCGCAGAGTGCATTTACAATAAAAGCCAGTGTTTACTAACTTGACTTAGATATTGCTGCGTGGCCTGCAGTCCCtacccctctgtccccttctctgacCACTCTGCCAGGGCCCACTTGCCACGGCCACACTGGCCCTCTGTTCCGCAGGCTTACCGTGCCTGCTCTTGACCATGACCCTTCATCCGCCAGGGCCTTGTCCTCTTAATCCCCACCTCTCCAGAAACCTTCCCTGACCAACCAGCTCAGTCTCTCCTCTCATCATCTGTTTGAATTCTTTGCTCTGAACTTAACTGAAAAAACCCTCTCCCACCGCAGTGCCGACTCACGGAAGTGGGGACCTTGTCTGCTGCTGTGAGCCCTCGGTGCCAGGAGGCCTGCAGGCTCCCATCCGGGGAGAGCTGAGGGGGCAAGGCCTCGCTACCTGGTACCCCATGTCAAGGCAGGGCAGCTCTGGGCCAAGGAGCCCCTGGGTGATGGTCACTACAGGTCTGGGAAACTCCCAAGTTTGGCACAGGCAGGGATGGGGGAATCCATGTGCAGAAATTCTCCTTTTGACACATTAAAGCACCTTTTCTACGGAGACAACTGGGATTCTTTGCTATCAGATGATCAGCTGCTGGAGGACAGGACCTGGgtcttgttcatttttgttctttgatacctggcacaatgcctggcacagagtgggggCTTTCCAGTTGTTGAATAAACTCTAGGCCCGGCAGCCATGGGGCCTGAGCCTGAGCTCTGGGGTCCCTTGGGAGGGGGCAGTGCACAGATGTCTCTCCCCTTCCTACTTCTCTTGATGGGTGTAAggaaaggtgggggagggtggagctGTGGCATGTCCTGCAGAGCGGAGTTCCGTGTTTCCCGGATGCCTCACCTTGGGAATCACAGCTTGGATTCGCTTGATCAGCATCCTGCAGAGCCAGCAGAAGGGCAGGGGGATGGGAAGCCGCTGCTCCAAGAGGTCCTTGGGGGAGAGAATCACCTCCAGGTGAGGCCAGGCTGGGCACCAGAAGGCATCCTCCGGgctccacctcccctgcctcctcctctcttctccccctcctgccTTAGGCCCCGCCTAGAGCTTCTTGTCCCCTTTCTGGCTCTGCCCTTCCCAGAGCAAGCACTTACGGGCCTTGCCTGTGGCCCCAGCTCTCTGGATTGCCACCTCTCTGGTATGAGAGGTCAGCAGTGCAGGGGGCCTCCCTCACCTGTGTGTGAGGCCCAGGCCTCCCCTGGAGGGCTCCAGGCAGCACGGGGAGGGTTAGCTTGTCCAGCAGGGGGTCTGACAGCTCAGGATCCTGTCCTGGCTCTTGACGTCTGGGTTTGCACAGGCCCAGGTACAGGCAGATGATCTTTGGGTTCTAGGGCACAAtgcagggtgagggagggagcccACTCCTGTCCAGCCTGGCTCAAGGATTTGCACTAAGGCCATTGGCTTTGGGACTGGAATGGGGGCCAGCACGCTGGTTGGGGGCTGTGATGTTCTGTGTTGAGGGTTGGGGGAGCCAAAAGGCAGAGGTGGGGTCATGTGGGGTGTTTGAGCAGGTGTCTGGGAATGTGTATAAGGGAACACAAGCGTGTATGTTTGTGAGAATGGATGAGTGCAAGCATGGGCATGAgagtgtgtttgtatgtatgaGTGTGTGATGGTGTGGGCTCTACCTGAGACTAAGTGTGTCGTATGAGTGTGTGTGAAGAGCGTGAGGGTATGTGGTAGACAGTATAGCTGAGCAGGTAGGGCtgtgatctggggcacctgggtgagggCCACTGTGCTTCCTGGAAAGGTCATGGGTAGGATGTGTATGTGTTGGGCGTGGGCTGGGGTATTGTGTGTGGGGGTAACCCGGTGTGGGTGGGTATGGGGGCTGTGCAGGGAGGCAGGTTGGAGGCGAGGTTGTTGGGCTCTCACAATCTCGTTCTGGAAATAGTCGATGACCACTGGGAAGTAGGTGTTGAGCATGTGATGGCACTGGGGCACTAGCAGCTTCAAGGGGAGAAGGTCACACTCATGCTCCAGGAATTTCCGAATCGTGTCCTGAAAGGCAGTGGGGGGCCAACAAGTTTGGAGAAGCAACAGTCAGGCTGGCCTCTCTGAGGTCTGTCCTCGCCCGAGTCCCTGGATGCAGGACCACCACCAGGCGAACTGGCCGCCCTCTCCCAGGGCACTAGAGTTCAGAGAGTCCCAAGGAGTTAAGTATTTGGGTATAGAGAGGGCTCTTCCCCTTAAAAAAGACCATTTCTGGCTGTGCTGCTGAGCTCACTCCTGGGGCCCTCTCCTGGCCAGCAGGATCCTGGAGTCCCCAGGCACACCTGGGCCTCACTCTCAGCCTGGAAATGGCTCCTATAGGGGGCTAGCCTCTGTGCCCTGCTCTGTCCCCCAGCTGTTTGCCCCTAAGCTTCATCCAGAATTTGGGTCTCACCACCTGTAAAATGGCCTCCTTGGTCATCTTGGTTAGGATGCGGATGATGTCCTCACATTCCTGGCACAGGTCATCCTGGGGAGGGGGCCCAAAGTGGAGTACTTGAGTGGGGGGGCATGCTCCCAGCTCAGGTGTGTTAGGCTAACAGAGCAGGTAGAGGCTGACGGGACACTCTAAGGCACAGGCAACTGcctcccatcccatcccatcccatctcATCCCTCTTCTACTGGGGCTTGAATCCCTTCAGGTCCATCCAGAGGCTACCCAACCCCCTTTATACCAGACCTCCAGTCCCAGTGCATCCATGGGTGGTACTCACGGCTCTTGCATAACCCCAGACTTCCTGTAGGCAGTGCCCCAGAGCTCTGCACTGCAAGGCTTGCTCCAGGCTTTGGCACCAGAATTCAGGGCCCCGGGCACAAGTCAGGGATGAGATGGTCCAGTTGGCTGCAGTTTGGGGCCAGAGCAACCTTGATATTTAGGCCACATCTGGCACTCTGACTTAACCCAATCTCCAAATCCAATTTCCTGGGAGCATTTGACCATTAAACATGAAATCAGATAGTTCTGCTTTCTATCTGTTTTAGTGTCCACCAGCTGTGGAACCTTGGACAAGTCCtggagcctctctgagcctcagcttcctcatctcaaAATGAGGATATTGTACAAAGTAGGGATAATGCCTGGTTCAGAGCCAGAGCTCAGTAAGTGTGGAGATGCCCAGGATGTGTCCTCCACACCTGGCCCCAGGtgagagggaggtgaggggaagCTGGGGAGACTCACCAGTGCCTGGGCCACAGAGTGCACAGAGCAGCAGCAGCCACGGCAGCAGGTGTGACTTGGCCATGTCACCTCCACAGCCTGGATACCCTGCTTGGGCGGGGGCCCTTATAGtaggtgtgggggcgggggaggggtgtggggacagGGCTTTGTGGGAGCAGCAGGAACCTCAGTGTTTGCCTTTGTCCTGGagagccctccaggtgatttGATCCCTGCCTCTTCTGAGCAGTGACACTCCTGCCAGCCACCATCCCCCCACTACCATCTCTGCCCAGATGCCCAGTTcctgctccctctgtcttcccGCCCTAGGTCATGAGCCTGGACTCCTGGTCCCCTCTGAGCAGGGGGCTTTTGAGTGTCCACATCTGATCCCATCTCTCTGGACTATGGGGGAGACTGAGGTGGGCCAGGGCAGCCAGAATGAGGCCCCTCCCATTTCCTTCCCAGTCCCTCAGGCCCCCTCCACTCTTGGGCAATGCTTTGAAGTGCTTCCTGCCTAGCTCTTGACCCCAGCAAGCCCTGAAGGAGCAAACCCAGGACCATCCTAGGCCACCTACCTCCACCCTCTCCTTACTCTTTTCCTATAAAATGCCTCTGGTTCTAGGGCACATGATTGTCATTACTCAGGAGaacatttacatgaaatgaacaaacaaaaccctcaaaGGCCCCAAGGGTCTGAGACAAGGCTGTGGGGACAagatttccagagtggctctgGGCATTCCTGTCCAGTGATGCTTCCTGTGTCCCCAGGGACCCCTCCAGGGTAGGGGCTGGGAAATCTGGTGGTTCAGGAGAAAGAAAGTGTCCTCTGCAGCAGCACAGGCTCCAGAGTCAGGTCCCTGGGTTGGGGGGTGGGAGCACCCTGGGGACAGCTCACCACCTGCTGAGGGGCAGACACTACTGCAAGTACAGGGGTAGAGCATTGGCTCCTTGTCACCACCTTGGTGATCAGTCTATCTGATGACCAAGGTGCCCTCTGCAGTGGTGGCTCCTGGCTTCTGTGCTCCAGGAAGTGCCCTGATACTCAAGGTGCCAGTGGGGCGGGAGTTAGTGCCACTGCCCATAGGACGGTCAAGTGACACACTGGAGGTCCCCCAGCCATTTGTGTAGTTTCTGTTGGCCTCATGCCCCTGTCAGTATGAGAAACACAGTTGTCACCAGGGAGCCTGTGATAATGGGTGATGAAAGATTGGGAACAGGGTGACGTGGGTACAATCCAGGAAGGTGGGACTGGAATGTGCTAGTAGTTCACTAGGTGTGGAACAAAGGAGCCAAGCCAGGTGCAGTCAGGACTGAGTGAGCAGGATAGTGGGTTGTGTGGACGGCTGCCACCAGGGGACACTGCTCAGGGGAGTCTCACAGCTCTAACAAGGAGCCCTTGAGGTCCATGGCTTCCTGAGATCCATGGTGGTTTCTCACGTCTCTGGGCAGAGCAGGTTGTCTTGGGTGGGGAGGCTTTGCTTCCCAAGGTCATTCGGGAGCCCAGGCTCCTCTTTCTGTCCTGCCATCTGTAAGACTGGACGTCCTCCCCTGGGTCCTCTACCTCTGGCCGccggcagggcagggagaggaagactgGAAGATATGAGGAGAGTTTGGGGGCCAGGACTGGGAGGGTGTCCATCATTTCTGCCATCAGTTCATCATCCAGAACTCAGTCAGAGGTTTCTTTTAACCACATGGCAGGCTGGCAGGTGCACTGGTCCTGTGTGCCCAAGGGAAAGGGGAATGGCGTTGGACACACATGGTCTCACATCCACCTAAGTGAACACAAAACTGTGTGTTTTGTGGGGTTTCCTGGATAGCAGTTCTGTGGCTTCCATCAACTCCTCTAAGAGGGGTCAGATTCTTCCCACTGCTGAGAATTGTCATTCAAgagcataaaatagaaaaaaaaacatggaaagccAACCATTGCAGAGACCCTGGCTCTGCtggcaaggtgggggtggggggagggaggtggcagtGCCAATGTCCTGCCTCATGGTCCCTAGAATGGCATCCCTTGCTCCAACACCACTGTCACCACAATCTCTGATTAAAGTTTGGCTTTTCATGGGGTGTGGATGCAGGGACAGCCTGCACAGATCTGTCCACTGCCTCCTGGCACatagtctggaaaaaaaaacaacacaaacaacaacaataacaaaaacccaaaaccaaaaactcCAAATGCTCTTAGCCATCCAGGATCTGGGAGCTTCATGAACTTGAGTTTGTTGATAGGAGATGGCTTCCCTCTTGGTGTGTGGACAATTGACATTTCTGAGGGCAAGTTCCTGGTGACCATGCTGCTTtcactcctgcctcctgcctcacaTTGTGTCTATACTGGTCTGGGTCCCCATTGTGCATGCCAGTCTGTTCTTGCCTGCCCCCAGCAAGGGAGTGCAGTGTAGTCACCAGGCCTGATTCTCTGTTTGTGGAAAGTATGAGGAGTCTGGGCTAGAGGGAACCAGGGGCTGACATGGGCAGCAGATATATGCTGTTACAGGTTATATGCCCAAGTCTCTGGGATGTCTGTGCGGAGGTGCAGACGAAAGCCGACTTCCGTGTCACTCCTCTGTGGCTCTGAGCTGCATCCATGTGACATCACTGATCACCACAGGGTCTGGGCTGCTCACCAGGGGCCCAAGACTGTTGTCCCTtgccatccccatccccatccccatctgcatccccatccccacccgCATCCACATCcacatccccatccccatccacatccccctctccctcccccttcccatcccccatccccatctCCATCCCCATCCTCATCGCCATCCCCACTCTGGACTTGATTTATTCCAATGCAGTTATGGTTTAGGGGTAAAACCCAGGGAATGCCTTGGTAATGCCACCTTGGGAGGTCTTATGGGAGCCTCTCCTAGCCCTgctcctttcttctgttttaagtTCTTTTCAATGAAGGAATTTtcctgggaagggaggaagggaaggaaggaggggaagctTGGAGTTTATAATAGAGCTCTCACTGATTGATTCATTTGGCCAAATACTGGTTAATGGTCTGGGAGTTGGAAGCACAGTCGGCACTGCCCTTGTGGACTTCAAGTGCCTTGGGGCCACAGAGCAGTGACCACGGCAGGGACAGTAgccaggtgtggggaggggaggctctgGGGGATGCTGGGACTCCTGGGCAGAGGCTTCAGGAAGCCTAGGAGTTGGGCTAGTCAGATGGCTGTTGGGATTGGAGAAGTACTCCAGGCAGAAGGAGTGCTTTCTGCACAGGCCTGAGAGAGATGCGCTGGGCTCCTATGGGGCTTGTTTTGCTCCCATTCGATGGAGGAGGCAACTGGGGCTCCTTGCAAATAGTAAGTTAAGAATATGGAGCTCAGTGTGTGGTGAGGGCTGGCCTTTTAGCCTCTGCCCCATGTGggaatacatttcttttgttttaacctACTCAGTTTGGTAATTTGTAAGGGAGCTCTCAGAAAGCCCATGGTTGCACATCATACTCCACccgtccatctctctctcctacacCTACACTTTGCCTACACTTGCAAATCTGAATTAACATCTGCCACGTACTGGGCCTCATGGTTACTGGTCAATGTTGccgtgtgtgtttttgttttttgtgaccAAAGGGTCTGATACAGGTAGAGGTCATGCTCTCTAAATGGGGTGTCTCTCTCTATAGAATGGGGACCCCCAAATGTGGGGTAATGAGTGAGTGCAAGCTGGTAGCAAGGGAGGTGAAAGAATTCACTAGAGACAGAACCAAGCAGATAGAAATTTACTGAATATTCTGCAAGAGAGTGGCGTGCtggacagcagaggagaggctgtctgcaaGGAGGTAGTGGAAGGAGGCTGTTTTTAAagagggaaggtgaggagggATGGCAATGTTTAGAATTTTCAGTTATATGGCAACTGTGCCTGTTGTTAGTAGCCCAATGTTCAGTTGGGGCCATTGGATATTTTGAGATGGGATGCCCAATGGGCCTCTCTGTATTCAGCCAGGTGGTTGCTGTGGGCCTTTTCTACGTTCCATTTCTCAAGCCTGTTTGCCTAAAAGCAGTCTCTGTAGAGGCCTTTGGGAAGAACAGAGTTTCTGGGTGTTGGGAGAGCCGAGTCTCTGCCCTAGAC is a window from the Suricata suricatta isolate VVHF042 chromosome 4, meerkat_22Aug2017_6uvM2_HiC, whole genome shotgun sequence genome containing:
- the SFTPB gene encoding pulmonary surfactant-associated protein B isoform X1, whose amino-acid sequence is MAKSHLLPWLLLLCALCGPGTANWTISSLTCARGPEFWCQSLEQALQCRALGHCLQEVWGYARADDLCQECEDIIRILTKMTKEAILQVDTIRKFLEHECDLLPLKLLVPQCHHMLNTYFPVVIDYFQNEINPKIICLYLGLCKPRRQEPGQDPELSDPLLDKLTLPVLPGALQGRPGPHTQDLLEQRLPIPLPFCWLCRMLIKRIQAVIPKGMLATAVGQVCHIVPLVVGGICQCLAERYTVLLLDALLGRTLPQLVCGLVLRCSTEDSAGPVLSALEPLPGEWLPEESTCRLCMLVTSQAGSTSGPAMLQAIRQTCLSSWLDRQKCEQFVEQHMAQLQTLVSGGRDAHTTCQILGACGTTFSPLQCIHIPHF
- the SFTPB gene encoding pulmonary surfactant-associated protein B isoform X4 — its product is MAKSHLLPWLLLLCALCGPGTANWTISSLTCARGPEFWCQSLEQALQCRALGHCLQEVWGYARADDLCQECEDIIRILTKMTKEAILQDTIRKFLEHECDLLPLKLLVPQCHHMLNTYFPVVIDYFQNEINPKIICLYLGLCKPRRQEPGQDPELSDPLLDKLTLPVLPGALQGRPGPHTQDLLEQRLPIPLPFCWLCRMLIKRIQAVIPKCLAERYTVLLLDALLGRTLPQLVCGLVLRCSTEDSAGPVLSALEPLPGEWLPEESTCRLCMLVTSQAGSTSGPAMLQAIRQTCLSSWLDRQKCEQFVEQHMAQLQTLVSGGRDAHTTCQILGACGTTFSPLQCIHIPHF
- the SFTPB gene encoding pulmonary surfactant-associated protein B isoform X2 — its product is MAKSHLLPWLLLLCALCGPGTANWTISSLTCARGPEFWCQSLEQALQCRALGHCLQEVWGYARADDLCQECEDIIRILTKMTKEAILQDTIRKFLEHECDLLPLKLLVPQCHHMLNTYFPVVIDYFQNEINPKIICLYLGLCKPRRQEPGQDPELSDPLLDKLTLPVLPGALQGRPGPHTQDLLEQRLPIPLPFCWLCRMLIKRIQAVIPKGMLATAVGQVCHIVPLVVGGICQCLAERYTVLLLDALLGRTLPQLVCGLVLRCSTEDSAGPVLSALEPLPGEWLPEESTCRLCMLVTSQAGSTSGPAMLQAIRQTCLSSWLDRQKCEQFVEQHMAQLQTLVSGGRDAHTTCQILGACGTTFSPLQCIHIPHF
- the SFTPB gene encoding pulmonary surfactant-associated protein B isoform X3, encoding MAKSHLLPWLLLLCALCGPGTANWTISSLTCARGPEFWCQSLEQALQCRALGHCLQEVWGYARADDLCQECEDIIRILTKMTKEAILQVDTIRKFLEHECDLLPLKLLVPQCHHMLNTYFPVVIDYFQNEINPKIICLYLGLCKPRRQEPGQDPELSDPLLDKLTLPVLPGALQGRPGPHTQDLLEQRLPIPLPFCWLCRMLIKRIQAVIPKCLAERYTVLLLDALLGRTLPQLVCGLVLRCSTEDSAGPVLSALEPLPGEWLPEESTCRLCMLVTSQAGSTSGPAMLQAIRQTCLSSWLDRQKCEQFVEQHMAQLQTLVSGGRDAHTTCQILGACGTTFSPLQCIHIPHF